Genomic window (Thermomicrobiales bacterium):
GTCAATCCGTTTCCAGCCGATCTTACCGCGTTCTGCGCTATCGGGATTTTCGACTTCTCTGGTCCGCGGAGGCGCTCTCTCAGGCAGGCTCGCAAATTCAGCGGGTGGCAATCGCCTGGCAGGTCTACGAGCTCACCCACGACGCGTTCAAGCTCGGGTTGCTCGGTCTCTTTCGCTTCATTCCAATTCTGCTGTTTGGGCTTGTCGGCGGGGTCATCGCCGACCGGGGAGATCGGCGGCATACGCTGATCTGGACGCAAAGCGCATTGCTGGCGCTGGCGCTCGTGCTGGCAGTCCTGAGCAGCTCCGGGCATATCACTGTTTGGGTGATCTATCTGGTCACAATGGTGGCGGCGGTGTTCGAGGGAATCTCGAATCCCACACGCCAGGCGCTGATGCCGCTTCTGGTTCCGCGCAGCGAGCTTCCCGCGGCGTCCACCATGGGTGTGCTCGTTTCGCATGTCTCGCAAGTGGTCGGGCCCGCTGCAGGCGGCATCATCATCGCAACGTTGGGGGTGACCGGAGCGTACGTCATCGACGCGCTTTCCTTTCTGGTTGTCATCGTGGCCGTGTTGCTGATGCACCAGCGTCCACCAGCCGTCGCCATCACCATGTCCGGCTATCAGGCGGCGCTGGAAGGGTTGCGCTTTCTCAAGAACACGCCGACGTTGTTCGGGGTCATGCTGGCCGATTTCCTGGCAACCCTGTTCGGCGCCTGTACGGCGCTCATGCCGATCTTTGCCGATGAGGTGCTCGGGGTCGGGCCGCGTGGACTCGGATTCCTGCTGGCTGCGCCCGCGGCCGGAGCCGTGACCATGGCGATTGTCATGAGCGTGACTCATCTGCCGGACAAGGCTGGGCTCTGGGTACTGGGATCGATCGTGGCGTACGGATGTTTTCTGATCGGATTCGGTCTCAGTACGACCTTGTGGGTGTCGATGCTCTTTCTGGCATTCAGCGGCGCGGCCGATGCGATCAGCATGGCGCTGCGGCACGCGACGCGCACCTTGCTCACACCGGACGACTTGCGGGGCCGGGTCGCGTCGGTGCACCGCGCGCTAGGCATGGGGGGACCGCAACTGGGTGAATTTCAGAAAGGCATCACCGCGTCGCTTCTTGGCGCTGGTCCGGCGGTTGTGCTCGGCGGGGTGTGCACGATCGGGGCCGCGGCCTTCGTTTCCTGGATTTTCCCCACCGTGACCCGGTATCGCCTGTCGGTCTCGGAGGCGAATCCGCCAGCCGAACCGACGGTCCCGGGGCCGGTCTCCAGCGCCCAGTAAGCGGTTCCGGCTGCCG
Coding sequences:
- a CDS encoding MFS transporter — its product is MSQSVSSRSYRVLRYRDFRLLWSAEALSQAGSQIQRVAIAWQVYELTHDAFKLGLLGLFRFIPILLFGLVGGVIADRGDRRHTLIWTQSALLALALVLAVLSSSGHITVWVIYLVTMVAAVFEGISNPTRQALMPLLVPRSELPAASTMGVLVSHVSQVVGPAAGGIIIATLGVTGAYVIDALSFLVVIVAVLLMHQRPPAVAITMSGYQAALEGLRFLKNTPTLFGVMLADFLATLFGACTALMPIFADEVLGVGPRGLGFLLAAPAAGAVTMAIVMSVTHLPDKAGLWVLGSIVAYGCFLIGFGLSTTLWVSMLFLAFSGAADAISMALRHATRTLLTPDDLRGRVASVHRALGMGGPQLGEFQKGITASLLGAGPAVVLGGVCTIGAAAFVSWIFPTVTRYRLSVSEANPPAEPTVPGPVSSAQ